From one Doryrhamphus excisus isolate RoL2022-K1 chromosome 9, RoL_Dexc_1.0, whole genome shotgun sequence genomic stretch:
- the mettl8 gene encoding mRNA N(3)-methylcytidine methyltransferase METTL8, with amino-acid sequence MHQLQCLCLATLAKVLSVHRVSTRFKCTEGRPSAPLGSRILTNPDDIFQHNMWDHVQWTEEDVENAQIKAEENSSVRIPFSEQATFDIDACRYWDRFYELHQQKFFKDRKWLLLEFPELLPSDLKSQEGDTRHRQQGRCTHLDPNANPQHLRQDAGPETYEAAERVSYPGQHADFRILEVGCGVGNSVFPIISNIKEKGAYLYCCDFSPCALQLLKGHPDYDDSVCHAFMYDICEEEASLPFPPHSLDVILAVFVLSSIHPDRMQGVVNRLSSYLKYGGVFLFRDYGRYDFSQLRFKKGRCLSDNFYTRGDGTCVYFFAKEEIHHLFSKAGLEEVQNVEDRRLQVNRGKKVSMHRVWMQSKYRKPYPLSTC; translated from the exons ATGCATCAATTGCAGTGCCTGTGTTTAGCCACGCTGGCTAAAGTTTTGAGTGTGCACAGAGTGTCCACAAGGTTCAAGTGCACAGAAGGAAGACCCTCTGCTCCACTGGGTTCAAGGATTCTAACCAATCCTGATGACATCTTTCAGCACAATATGTG gGATCATGTGCAATGGACAGAGGAGGATGTGGAAAATGCACAGATAAAAGCTGAGGAAAACTCCAGTGTGCGAATCCCATTCAGTGAACAAG CTACGTTTGACATTGACGCTTGTCGCTACTGGGATAGGTTTTATGAGCTTCACCAGCAGAAATTCTTCAAAGATCGGAAGTGGCTTCTTTTGGAATTCCCAGAACTGCTTCCATCTGACTTAAAAAGCCAAGAAGGGGACACGAGACATCGGCAACAGGGCAGATGCACACACTTGGACCCCAACGCCAACCCGCAGCACCTCCGTCAAGATGCAGGGCCGGAAACGTACGAAGCAGCCGAGCGTGTTTCTTACCCGGGACAGCATGCAGATTTCAGGATATTGGag GTTGGATGTGGAGTCGGCAACAGCGTATTTCCTATTATTAGCAACATCAA AGAAAAGGGTGCATATTTATACTGTTGTGACTTCTCGCCATGTGCTCTTCAACTGCTGAAG GGCCATCCCGATTATGACGACTCTGTGTGCCACGCCTTTATGTATGATATTTGTGAGGAGGAGGCCTCTCTTCCCTTTCCTCCACACAGCCTGGATGTCATTCTTGCAGTCTTTGTCCTCTCCTCCATTCATCCAGACAG GATGCAAGGAGTAGTAAATAGACTGTCCTCATACCTCAAATATGGAGGGGTTTTTCTCTTTCGGGATTATGGAAGATATGACTTCTCACAACTCAGGTTTAAGAAAG GTCGGTGCTTGTCAGACAACTTCTACACACGTGGCGATGGAACCTGCGTTTACTTTTTCGCTAAAG AAGaaattcatcatttattcagCAAAGCCGGACTGGAGGAAGTTCAGAATGTGGAGGATCGCCGACTTCAAGTTAACAGAGGAAAGAAAGTATCAATGCATCGAGTATGGATGCAGAGCAAGTATAGGAAACCATATCCACTTTCAACTTGTTAA
- the dcaf17 gene encoding DDB1- and CUL4-associated factor 17 — MMAPHWRKRSINAVKVLSVRSRGIRDGGSLTRLNSKLLRGILLQDNRDFSKVCLKTSKCPIMYENGKLYLENYLTCYSCIHAEPHLLYNLPQRCKSEKFEDTLLCQCPLENTLASPSDQKPCLLVLTANNWLYRLSDATGQEMQRVFLSSKHKFKYLSWDVSQEIFYVKSVQSRENPVARQAGITESTLMHLAIFQTFPLEVVGMMEVNKKVFGSGVTDVLLTQGVLAVSYSTKTVKLFNFEHIVKKYKEEKLALGKTSSLLQGKRVGEFPCGIPVNIQIPEHPPVLFQVSCSNNGVQIGGFPWHFIHTPPQKRHQGTHHICSLRDKTLATNGIQNMNCCSIESDVIFFHPDDSGRIIHVGPSTINILKILGDFNGSSAAKVVQHFSMETRQNHVHASQVTVTSSGRTVKRRFQQLDDDPDQENFRLVEYEDDLDLLAVVVTNGADGQGRAEIRLHDNHSGCLLKTVRLSEPWDETFQHNVVFDKDTIVHVEQKKSNFCCHVYKLKA, encoded by the exons ATGATGGCGCCACACTGGAGAAAAAGGAGCATCAACGCTGTGAAGGTGCTGAGTGTCAGGAGCAGAGGTATCAGGGATGGTGGAAGTCTAACCAGGCTCAATTCGAAGCTCCTTCGGGGCATCCTTTTGCAG GACAACAGGGACTTCTCCAAAGTGTGCCTCAAGACCTCAAAATGTCCAATAATGTATGAAAATGGTAAACTCTACCTGGAAAATTACCTGACATGCTACAGCTG TATTCATGCCGAGCCTCACCTTCTCTACAATTTGCCCCAACGATGCAAAAGTGAGAAATTTGAAGATACTTTGCTGTGTCAGTGCCCGCTT GAAAACACATTGGCGTCTCCTTCTGATCAGAAGCCCTGCCTCCTGGTTCTCACCGCCAATAACTGGCTGTATCGCTTATCAGATGCAACAGGACAGGAGATGCAGAGAGTTTTCCTGTCTTCAAAGCACAAGTTCAA GTATTTAAGCTGGGATGTTTCGCAGGAGATCTTTTATGTTAAATCTGTTCAAAGCAGGGAGAACCCCGTAGCACGACAG GCCGGAATAACAGAAAGCACGCTGATGCATCTGGCCATTTTTCAAACGTTCCCCTTGGAAGTTGTGGGCATGATGGAGGTGAACAAAAAG GTATTTGGGAGTGGTGTTACTGATGTTCTTCTGACCCAGGGCGTCCTGGCCGTGTCTTACAGCACCAAGACTGTCAAGTTGTTCAATTTTGAGCACATTGTGAAAAAA TACAAGGAGGAGAAACTAGCACTGGGAAAGACAAGTTCACTTCTCCAAGGCAAACGAGTGGGCGAGTTCCCATGCGGCATCCCCGTAAATATTCAGATTCCAG AGCATCCTCCCGTGCTTTTCCAAGTGTCCTGCTCCAATAACGGAGTGCAGATCGGAGGTTTCCCTTGGCACTTTATTCACACGCCCCCGCAAAAACGCCACCAAGGCACCCACCATATTTGCTCCCTGAGAGACAAGACTTTG gcCACAAATGGAATCCAGAATATGAATTGTTGCTCCATAGAGAGCGATGTGATTTTCTTCCATCCTGACGACTCGGGAAGAATCATTCATGTAGGACCCAGCACTATAAA cATTCTAAAAATCCTTGGTGATTTCAACGGCAGCTCGGCAGCAAAGGTAGTTCAACATTTCTCCATGGAAACTCGTCAGAACCACGTT CACGCTTCACAAGTCACCGTCACCTCTTCAGGACGCACGGTCAAGAGACGATTCCAGCAGCTGGACGATGATCCCGATCAAGAG AATTTCCGCCTGGTAGAATATGAAGACGATCTGGACCTTCTGGCGGTGGTGGTCACCAACGGTGCAGACGGACAAGGAAGAGCTGAGATCCGACTGCACGACAACCACAGCGGATGTTTACTTAAGACGGTCAGACTGTCGGAACCCTGGGATGAG ACGTTCCAGCACAACGTGGTCTTCGACAAGGACACGATAGTTCATGTTGAACAAAAGAAGTCCAACTTCTGCTGCCACGTCTACAAGCTCAAGGCTTAG